From a region of the Eretmochelys imbricata isolate rEreImb1 chromosome 6, rEreImb1.hap1, whole genome shotgun sequence genome:
- the SPR gene encoding sepiapterin reductase: protein MEAGERAKKRQVSLGKAACILTGASRGFGRCLALLLAPRLETGSVLIPVARSQGGLAELEAELRSTFPSLKVHSVQADLSTEDGLQLVLRAVQDKLPGVANLERLLIINNAGSLGDISKSFVDFTSPAEVNSYFALNVTSALCLTSSILKAFPGHPGLCKTVVNISSLCALKPFKSWTLYCTGKASRDMMFQVLALEKPDVRVLSYAPGPLDTEMQQLARTKSGDPEVREQFLRMKQSGQLLDCSVSARKLVTLLLEDTFASGAHLDFYEV, encoded by the coding sequence ATGGAAGCTGGAGAGAGAGCCAAGAAAAGGCAAGTCTCCTTGGGCAAGGCAGCCTGCATCCTCACTGGGGCATCCCGGGGCTTCGGCCGGTGCCTGGCACTGCTGCTGGCCCCGCGGCTGGAGACTGGCTCCGTCCTGATCCCAGTGGCCCGATCCCAGGGGGGCTTGGCCGAGCTGGAGGCTGAGCTGCGGTCCACTTTCCCCAGCTTGAAAGTGCATTCAGTGCAGGCCGATCTGAGCACGGAGGACGGGCTACAGCTCGTGCTCCGAGCAGTCCAGGACAAGCTGCCTGGAGTGGCTAATCTGGAGCGGCTCCTCATCATCAACAATGCAGGATCACTTGGAGACATTTCCAAATCCTTTGTGGACTTCACCAGCCCAGCCGAAGTCAACAGCTACTTTGCCCTCAATGTCACCTCGGCTCTCTGCCTCACATCCTCCATCCTGAAGGCCTTCCCAGGGCACCCTGGCTTGTGCAAGACTGTTGTGAACATCTCTTCACTGTGTGCCCTGAAGCCCTTCAAGAGCTGGACGTTGTACTGCACGGGGAAGGCCTCGCGGGACATGATGTTCCAGGTGCTGGCACTTGAGAAGCCGGACGTCCGCGTTCTCAGCTATGCCCCAGGGCCTCTGGACACGGAAATGCAGCAGCTGGCCCGCACGAAGTCCGGAGACCCGGAAGTGCGGGAGCAGTTCCTCCGCATGAAGCAGAGCGGGCAGCTGCTGGACTGCAGCGTGTCCGCCCGAAAGCTAGTGACGCTGCTGCTGGAGGACACCTTCGCCTCTGGGGCGCACCTGGACTTCTATGAAGTCTAA
- the PAK6 gene encoding serine/threonine-protein kinase PAK 6 yields MFRKKKKKRPEISAPQNFQHRVHTSFDPKEGKFIGLPPQWQNILDTLKRPKPVVDPSRITRMQLQPMKTVVRGSSIEVEGYISGILNDIQKLSVISSNTLRGKSPTSRRRAQSLGLLGEDRFPDMYLQSPEVNWEDKYGNYLNCNGGSKAARRQTMWPDYKPRTNGQSHPNGMVMKAKSLGPSEFQGEGGRCIQLTSVLQHQQRTYVLAGKTDKAERSSSECWPQPCLVAQVNPRPSGAGSPCPKSRENSLKRRLLRSVLPSSGDSNKSGPTLQIKSNAFCRPQQWGSPRSPANKAQSLPPDQPAPDLTRIISEAGTPQKSPTTEKATTLPQGRPSPAGSPRNRHTQTSSSNLHLSQDSSAKGQLASEDPVVVTHEQFKAALRMVVDQGDPRTLLENYVKIGEGSTGIVCIAREKHSGRQVAVKMMDLRKQQRRELLFNEVVIMRDYQHINVVEMYKSYLVGEELWVLMEFLQGGALTDIVSQIRLNEEQIATVCESVLQALGYLHSQGVIHRDIKSDSILLTLDGRVKLSDFGFCAQISKDVPKRKSLVGTPYWMAPEVISRAPYTTEVDIWSLGIMVIEMVDGEPPYFSDSPVQAMKRLRDSSPPKLKNSHKTSPVLRDFLERMLTRDPLERATAQELLDHPFLLQTGLPECLVPLIQQYRKRTSTC; encoded by the exons ATGTTCCGCAAAAAGAAGAAGAAACGACCGGAGATCTCTGCTCCGCAGAACTTCCAGCATCGGGTCCACACCTCGTTCGATCCAAAAGAGGGTAAATTCATTGGCCTGCCCCCTCAATGGCAGAACATTCTCGACACCCTGAAACGCCCAAAGCCAGTCGTAGACCCTTCAAGAATCACCAGGATGCAGCTTCAACCTATGAAG ACTGTTGTGAGGGGCAGCAGCATCGAAGTGGAGGGATATATCTCTGGGATACTGAATGATATTCAGAAGCTTTCTGTCATCAGTTCCAACACTCTAAGGGGAAAGAGCCCGACCAGCAGGAGGAGAGCCCAGTCACTTGGACTTTTGGGAGAAGACAGGTTCCCAGACATGTATCTTCAGAGCCCCGAGGTCAACTGGGAAGACAAATATGGAAACTATCTCAACTGCAATGGTGGAAGCAAAGCAGCCCGAAGGCAGACTATGTGGCCAGATTATAAACCCAGGACAAATGGGCAATCTCATCCCAATGGTATGGTAATGAAAGCAAAGTCCCTTGGGCCTTCAGAATTCCAAGGTGAGGGTGGGCGCTGCATCCAGCTCACTTCAGTTTTGCAGCACCAACAGCGCACCTATGTTCTGGCTGGGAAGACTGACAAGGCAGAAAGAAGCAGCTCAGAATGCTGGCCCCAGCCTTGCCTGGTGGCACAAGTGAATCCCAGGCCTTCTGGGGCGGGAAGCCCTTGCCCCAAATCGAGGGAAAACAGCTTGAAACGGAGGCTGTTACGAAGTGTGTTGCCCTCATCTGGAGACTCAAATAAGTCAGGTCCCACCCTGCAGATAAAG TCTAATGCTTTCTGCAGGCCCCAGCAGTGGGGTTCTCCACGCAGTCCTGCAAACAAAGCCCAGTCTCTTCCGCCTGACCAGCCAGCACCAGATTTAACCAGGATCATTTCAGAAGCTGGTACCCCCCAGAAGAGCCCAACAACTGAGAAGGCAACTACATTGCCACAGGGCAGGCCATCACCAGCAGGATCCCCCCGAAACAGACACACTCAGACCAGTTCCAGCAACCTTCACCTGTCCCAAGACTCTTCTGCTAAAGGACAGTTGGCCAGTGAGGACCCTGTGGTCGTGACTCATGAGCAGTTCAAGGCCGCCCTCAGAATGGTTGTGGACCAGGGTGATCCCCGGACATTGCTGGAGAACTATGTGAAGATTGGTGAAGGGTCCACAGGCATTGTCTGCATCGCTCGTGAGAAGCACTCTGGGCGACAGGTGGCAGTAAAGATGATGGATCTGAGAAAGCAGCAGCGACGGGAACTTCTTTTTAATGAG GTGGTGATAATGAGAGACTATCAGCACATCAATGTGGTGGAGATGTATAAAAGTTACCTGGTGGGAGAGGAACTCTGGGTGCTCATGGAATTTTTGCAGGGAGGAGCCCTCACAGACATTGTGTCTCAAATCAG GCTAAACGAGGAACAAATTGCAACAGTGTGTGAGTCGGTGCTGCAAGCCCTTGGATACTTGCATTCCCAGGGTGTGATTCACAGAGACATTAAGAGCGACTCCATTCTCCTGACTCTTGATGGAAGG GTGAAACTCTCAGATTTTGGCTTCTGTGCTCAGATCAGTAAAGATGTACCAAAAAGGAAGTCCTTGGTAGGAACTCCATACTGGATGGCTCCAGAGGTTATTTCAAGGGCTCCATACACTACTGAG GTGGATATCTGGTCTCTAGGGATCATGGTGATAGAGATGGTGGATGGAGAACCCCCCTATTTCAGTGACTCCCCAGTCCAAGCAATGAAGAGACTCCGTGACAGTTCTCCTCCCAAACTGAAAAATTCTCACAAG ACTTCTCCAGTTCTGAGAGACTTCTTGGAACGGATGTTGACACGAGATCCCCTAGAAAGAGCAACAGCACAAGAGCTTCTGGATCACCCCTTCTTGCTCCAGACTGGACTTCCAGAGTGCCTGGTCCCCCTTATTCAGCAGTACAGGAAGCGCACCTCCACCTGCTGA